The sequence TAGAAAAAACTAATAGCGCATTAGCTTTAATGGCATTATTGATTTCTAAATTTAACAAATAGTGTACAGCTCGCTGAGAGCCACAACCGGGACATTCATAACCTGTAAGCACTCTAAAAGGACATTTTGGGAACAAATTAGAGTTTTCAGGGTTTAATTTGCTGTAAATTATTACCAATACAACAAATACAGCAATGACTAAAAGCAGAACTTTGCTTTTTGTTCTGAACATTAGTTATCTACTCTCTAATAGCCGTAGGTGTATGGGTTAAAAATATTATATGTAGTAAAGCTGCCAAAAATAAGCACCATAACAAAGTAAATAACAATTCCTGCTAAACCTATCCAGAAAGCTATTTTAGTCCATTTTCCTGCTTGTTGCGAAGCTCTTTTTGCTCCTTCAAAATCACCTGACACATACCTAGAGCTAACATTGGCTGCATTAACAATTCCTGCTATACCAAAAGGTAAACAACAAAAAAGTGTTACTAAAATAGATTCAACGAGCCACGTTTTTGGTTGTGTTTGCTGTGGTTGCTGATATTGTTGTTGGTATGGCTGCTGATATTGCTGTTGTGGTGGTTGTTGATTTACAACATTGTTGCTTTGTGTTGCATTATTTAAACCAATTCCACATTTTACACAAA is a genomic window of Bacteroidales bacterium containing:
- a CDS encoding zinc-ribbon domain-containing protein, encoding MFCPNCGTEVSEKAIFCVKCGIGLNNATQSNNVVNQQPPQQQYQQPYQQQYQQPQQTQPKTWLVESILVTLFCCLPFGIAGIVNAANVSSRYVSGDFEGAKRASQQAGKWTKIAFWIGLAGIVIYFVMVLIFGSFTTYNIFNPYTYGY
- a CDS encoding DUF2752 domain-containing protein, which encodes MFRTKSKVLLLVIAVFVVLVIIYSKLNPENSNLFPKCPFRVLTGYECPGCGSQRAVHYLLNLEINNAIKANALLVFSIPYILILFFAELLKAKSKFFMNLHKILYSTKAIWVVFIIIVVWWIARNLY